One window of Micromonas commoda chromosome 1, complete sequence genomic DNA carries:
- a CDS encoding hypothetical protein (likely chloroplast precursor of a membrane protein of unknown function (Yuh87); expressed uncharacterized protein): MPLAGRSFFTARRANILLSDRYVDRRAPASTTISTAPGKFCGAARPVSGGTFQSRCQDPVAGQRGNVPTCRNISSGMSTPPAYFPGPVEDLEESLEPAVVECLEFVVKREASLNGCSSRPTVIETMDDDSFDMEESMSEFVKANRSGIGVYKNASGCMCEDVFCTDPGLNQNLISNEGSATISRFFDQDEWERHRNVGRYWRHLFSAHKSTVFLRVLEPVLMMSTAAALVAAWNTFMTTVYGLPALCIVPLAHQLTGGVVSLSLVFRTNNANRRVIDARQLLSKLSKCTRDMTRVSQYIPNEGDCRIETLRHLRAFPYALESHVRKGRTRQNPKDPTSFRVDPMPCMARALGKRRARRFMFYENIPAQVLMDMTQILQRALMKGMSTQMHAQAEIIVKELSAVLAESEKILYTPIPISFTRHTSRILTMWLFTLPLSLWLPLGWCMVPAVFLISWVMLGVDEIGIEIEEPFCILPVRPLCDMCDREIVGTMAQALQAQDYQPARKKV, translated from the coding sequence ATGCCGTTGGCCGGTCGATCTTTCTTTACAGCACGCCGCGCTAATATCCTTCTGAGCGATCGTTATGTGGATAGGCGTGCCCCGGCTAGCACCACGATTAGCACTGCGCCTGGGAAATTctgcggggcggcgcgccccgttTCCGGCGGAACGTTTCAAAGCCGTTGCCAAGATCCCGTTGCAGGGCAGCGGGGGAACGTACCAACTTGCCGGAATATCTCCTCAGGTATGTCAACGCCGCCTGCTTATTTCCCCGGCCCTGTAGAAGATTTGGAAGAGAGTCTCGAacccgcggtggtggagtGCCTCGAGTTCGTTGTTAAACGTGAGGCTAGCTTGAATGGGTGCTCATCCAGGCCAACTGTCATCGAAACCATGGATGATGACTCGTTTGACATGGAAGAGAGTATGAGTGAGTTCGTAAAGGCAAATAGATCTGGAATTGGCGTATACAAGAATGCTTCGGGTTGCATGTGTGAGGACGTGTTCTGCACAGATCCAGGACTGAACCAGAACCTCATCAGCAACGAGGGTAGTGCAACAATTTCGAGGTTCTTCGACCAGGACGAGTGGGAACGACATCGAAACGTCGGGAGGTACTGGAGGCATCTTTTTAGCGCTCACAAGAGCACCGTGTTTCTAAGGGTGCTCGAGCCCGTCCTCATGATGTCCACAGCAGCAGCACTGGTCGCAGCGTGGAATACCTTCATGACCACTGTGTATGGACTCCCGGCGCTGTGCATAGTTCCCCTCGCTCACCAGCTGACAGGTGGCGTGGTGTCTCTCAGTCTTGTGTTTCGTACGAACAACGCGAATAGACGAGTTATCGACGCCAGACAGCTGTTGAGTAAGCTGAGCAAGTGCACCAGGGACATGACACGCGTAAGCCAATACATCCCAAACGAGGGAGACTGCAGGATAGAAACATTACGGCACCTGCGCGCTTTTCCCTACGCGCTTGAGTCTCACGTCAGAAAGGGCCGAACTCGTCAGAATCCGAAAGATCCGACCTCATTTAGGGTTGACCCTATGCCTTGCATGGCTAGAGCACTCGGCAAGAGAAGGGCAAGGAGGTTCATGTTTTATGAAAACATCCCAGCACAGGTTCTTATGGATATGACACAGATACTGCAGCGCGCTCTGATGAAGGGCATGAGCACGCAAATGCATGCTCAAGCGGAGATTATTGTTAAAGAGCTCagcgccgtgctcgcagagaGCGAGAAAATCCTTTATACTCCCATCCCGATCTCGTTTACTCGCCACACTAGCCGCATACTCACAATGTGGCTTTTCACTTTACCACTCTCTCTCTGGCTGCCACTAGGTTGGTGCATGGTCCCCGCAGTATTTTTAATAAGTTGGGTAATGCTTGGCGTTGATGAGATAGGCATTGAGATTGAGGAACCTTTCTGCATCCTGCCAGTACGACCACTGTGTGACATGTGTGACAGAGAGATCGTTGGAACTATGGCGCAGGCATTGCAAGCGCAAGATTACCAACCGGCAAGGAAGAAAGTGTGA
- the LHCA2 gene encoding chlorophyll a/b-binding protein, chloroplast precursor (Chlorophyll a-b binding protein, chloroplast precursor (LHCI type II); Type II LHCI), translated as MTAIVSQQTFRTGLMIRAHRHRSLGCRSARSSVRTVAAAVRPNYFPGSTPPKHLDGTMPGDYGFDPLGLGEDKAALAWYQQAELMHARWAMLGVAGMAAPEIFGNPLVDGPLPNWADAPFYDGYIADANTLFVVQMFLMNWAEVRRWQDMKNPGSVHADPYDESRKCTGTDVGYPGGGLFNPMGMAKSAEEEKTLRTKEIANGRLAMVAAMGCFIQHDVTGTGPVANLKAHLADPAHATIFQNFQPLSF; from the exons ATGACTGCGATCGTTTCACAGCAAACCTTTCGAACCGG GTTGATGATCCGTGCCCATCGGCATCGAAGCCTAGGGTGTCGTTCTGCACGATCGTCTGTACGCACCGTAGCAGCTGCGGTTCGCCCCAACTATTTCCCCGGTTCCACCCCCCCTAAGCACCTTGACGGCACCATGCCTGGCGATTACGGCTTTGACCCGCTTGGTCTTG GCGAGGACAAGGCTGCTCTGGCGTGGTATCAACAGGCTGAGCTCATGCACGCTCGCTGGGCGATGCTCGGTGTCGCAGGCATGGCTGCTCCGGAAATATTCGGCAATCCCTTAGTGGACGGTCCACTTCCCAACTGGGCGGATGCACCGTTTTATGATGGTTACATAGCTGACGCTAACACCTTGTTTGTTGTGCAAATGTTTTTGATGAATTGGGCAGAAGTGCGCCGCTGGCAAGATATGAAGAACCCTGGCTCTGTGCATGCCGATCCATATGACGAGAGCCGAAAATGTACCGGGACTGATGTCGGTTACCCAGGCGGTGGTCTTTTCAACCCCATGGGAATGGCAAAAAGTGCTGAGGAGGAGAAGACCTTGCGCACGAAGGAGATCGCCAACGGAAGGCTTGCCATGGTTGCTGCTATGGGCTGCTTCATTCAACACGATGTCACGGGTACCGGACCAGTCGCAAATCTCAAGGCACACCTCGCCGATCCTGCTCATGCAACAATCTTCCAGAACTTCCAGCCGCTTTCGTTCTGA
- a CDS encoding acetyl-coa carboxylase (Acetyl-CoA Carboxylase (ACC) carries out three functions: biotin carboxyl carrier protein, biotin carboxylase and carboxyltransferase.), translating to MQALSAAASRSAFAPRTSTSTKTRRKQVFFARGKTSSAPLSPSFNAFIPAPGNQTVYRVFHKSKPLHTDICTRAAISAPADTSADATSTESLARYVAAHGGKRVIRKVLIANNGMAATKAIISMRRWAYNEIGDENAIEFLVMATPEDLKANAEFIRFADDFVEVPGGSNKNNYANVDLIVDIAEREGIDAVWPGWGHASENPKLPTALKERGIQFIGPTAPVMSVLGDKIAANILAQTAKVPSIPWSGDGLEADLTEEGTIPVDIFNKAMVTTIDECLESANRIGYPVMLKASEGGGGKGIRMSANDDELRVNFEMVKAEVPGSPMFMMQLCTQARHLEVQIVGDEYGNAVALNGRDCSTQRRFQKIFEEGPPSIADPQVFREMEKAAQRLTRNIGYIGAGTVEYLYNAETHDYFFLELNPRLQVEHPVTEGITGVNLPATQLQVAMGIPLNRIPDIRKFYGLKPDADTPIDFMEEDYVLPDCHLIAARITAENPDEGFKPTSGGIERVSFQSTPSVWGYFSVGANGGVHEFADSQFGHIFAVGVTREDARKSLVLALKGMVVRGEIRTAVEYLVQLLETDDFKANAIDTSWLDGIIKAKSIAMKEDPHTIVASAVIYRAFQMVKSEEAAFKEFWQKGQTATQGIARLTQFPMDITYQEVKYSFMVQRRGPDSLVLSLRGEDLINARIRERSDGVLLGIWGGQTHEIDGLEEPLGLRMVLDGQTWLLPNQFDPSELRTDVTGKLIRFLQDDGCEVIAGKPYAEVEAMKMVMPLIATESGTISHAKSGGAVIEAGDLLGTLQLKDPNKVKKISPFGGKFRISSDEGSDAPSPSEALEDAITATNLVLDGYVLPVDETVNNLLERLCDPTLPDVDGGRWQRACSVLNGIVDRYLAVECIFAGKKVDAVMRDQIRINAGELDNLLKIVLAHARINQRTQMVISLLKQAPTLPQRIMGGPIGWADDHAPISDEFRASIERLSNLRGTDYGELALTASNILLEKRLPSIDKRLSELKSILSGGVGLDRAWGTAEAGDLKSLIESPTLAVDLLPSLFVDSDADVADAALEVYTKRVYRAHNVISTDIVRVDGLDSMNFKFQFNTYPEESPLRFGVMVVTSTLETAKLQMVAILDRLADHIGDASKDTPIHVLHIALSNQADDGSLADRCAAVLSEFRGRMAELGVKFVNVISYVPPNLPHYYTFTAASGYQEDPLYRGERPTVAHLLELARLENYNLTRLPTVNRDLHVYVGESKQGFGKRGLQKHMLLRRISHSRDAADGGIERVLGKAVEALDLASLDPRTKGTSSGRIYINFLPLQTSSPFDACVSALKTKVLEFISRNSTELLAQQVDEIEIRFRIAENPGSPVQVPVRIMATSMSGQWLKVDVYREYLDPQTGKATQFCMLGADGAEEACFLEPYPMPGTLQQKRSIARAIGTTYIYDFLGLIEKALVLEWRQFVATRGAGDVPVDMFRAEELVLSQDDGSLSKAEASRIAGSNDIGMVAWQCYMKTPEYPDGREIVLVGNDCTFMSGSFGVKEDDFYFAVSQYARQRGLPRVYIASNSGARIGLVEELKPYFRVAWIDASNPSLGFKYLYLSPDDYAAFPSGTVNASEVIDDGETRMKLDDIIGQIHGIGVENLRGSGMIAGEQSAAYADAFTLSYITGRSVGIGAYLCRLGQRNIQMTNGPLILTGYLALNKLLGREVYTSQDQLGGPQVMMPNGVSHMQVDDDQEGVREILRWLSYVPSTCFTRSPALPSVDPVTRKIEFKPTKTPYDPRHMISGTEAVDGSWVGGFFDRGSWTETMAEWGKSVVCGRARLGGIPMGVIAVETRLMEQRIPADPANPESRETVLAQAGQVWFPDSAYKTATAIRDFNNAENLPLIIFANWRGFSGGTRDMYGEILKFGAMIVDELRVYRHPVFVYIPPNGELRGGAWVVVDPTINEERMEMYADEESRGGILEPPGICEVKFRDKDQKAAMHRLDPVLLELDQEPETNQAEIAAREAQLLPMYTQVAHEFADLHDRSGRMLAKGVIRDVVKWEDARKYFFDRLQRRLTTDELSTETNANRMVLEDRLLSMTLQAGVDWNDDAAVTKWLTENAEVVKEEAMSIGRDSIIEDAIQNLKQLDQSALLRVLEKISQGRTK from the exons ATGCAAGCGCTGAGCGCTGCTGCCTCGCGAAGCGCGTTCGCTCCGCGAACGTCTACTTCCACGAAAACTAGGCGAAAACAGGTCTTCTTCGCAAGAG GGAAAACATCAAGTGCTCCTCTCTCGCCCTCATTCAATGCTTTCATTCCGGCACCTGGCAATCAGACAGTTTACCGAGTGTTTCACAAATCAAAGCCACTTCATACCGATATTTGTACACGTGCGGCGATATCTGCCCCTGCGGATACGAGTGCAGATGCGACTTCCACTGAATCCCTGGCCCGCTATGTCGCTGCCCATGGAGGCAAGCGGGTTATTCGGAAAGTTCTTATAGCAAATAATGGGATGGCTGCTACCAAAGCGATAATTTCCATGCGTCGATGGGCATATAATGAAATCGGCGATGAAAATGCTATCGAATTCCTGGTCATGGCGACGCCAGAAGATCTGAAGGCTAATGCTGAGTTTATTCGGTTTGCCGACGATTTTGTAGAGGTGCCAGGTGGATCCAACAAGAACAACTATGCAAATGTTGATCTGATAGTGGACATAGCTGAGCGCGAGGGTATTGATGCTGTTTGGCCTGGTTGGGGGCACGCATCCGAAAACCCCAAGCTCCCAACTGCACTGAAAGAACGCGGCATCCAGTTTATCGGTCCCACCGCACCTGTGATGTCAGTTCTCGGCGACAAAATTGCTGCAAACATTCTTGCGCAAACAGCCAAGGTGCCTTCCATCCCATGGTCTGGAGACGGTCTCGAGGCTGATCTCACTGAGGAGGGCACAATACCCGTAGACATCTTCAACAAAGCTATGGTTACAACGATTGATGAGTGTCTCGAATCTGCGAATCGAATTGGCTATCCCGTCATGCTGAAAGCATCTGAAGGTGGTGGAGGTAAGGGCATCCGCATGAGTgccaacgacgacgaactgCGCGTAAATTTTGAAATGGTCAAAGCAGAGGTGCCGGGATCGCCTATGTTCATGATGCAGCTTTGCACTCAAGCAAGGCACCTCGAGGTCCAAATCGTCGGTGATGAATATGGAAACGCAGTTGCTCTCAACGGCCGTGACTGCTCCACACAGCGCCGCTTTCAGAAGATATTCGAGGAAGGGCCGCCATCCATAGCTGATCCGCAAGTATTCCGTGAAATGGAAAAAGCCGCGCAACGTCTTACGCGCAACATAGGATATATCGGCGCTGGCACTGTAGAGTATCTGTACAATGCTGAGACGCATGACTATTTTTTCCTTGAGCTTAACCCACGCCTCCAGGTGGAGCACCCTGTCACTGAAGGAATCACTGGGGTCAACCTCCCGGCAACTCAGCTACAAGTTGCAATGGGGATTCCGTTGAATCGGATTCCAGACATAAGAAAGTTTTACGGTCTGAAACCAGATGCAGACACGCCCATCGATTTCATGGAAGAAGACTACGTTCTGCCTGACTGTCACTTGATCGCTGCTCGAATCACAGCTGAAAACCCCGATGAGGGGTTTAAACCCACTTCAGGAG GCATTGAACGCGTCTCATTTCAGTCCACGCCAAGCGTTTGGGGATATTTTTCCGTTGGTGCCAACGGTGGTGTACATGAATTCGCGGATTCACAATTTGGTCACATTTTTGCCGTTGGCGTGACTCGTGAAGATGCTCGCAAATCCCTCGTGCTTGCTCTTAAAGGTATGGTAGTCCGAGGAGAGATTCGCACAGCTGTCGAGTACCTCGTGCAGCTGCTCGAAACCGATGACTTCAAGGCAAATGCAATCGACACGAGCTGGCTCGACGGCATTATCAAAGCAAAGTCCATCGCCATGAAGGAGGATCCTCACACGATCGTGGCATCTGCTGTGATTTATCGAGCCTTTCAGATGGTAAAATCAGAAGAAGCAGCCTTCAAGGAATTCTGGCAAAAAGGCCAGACCGCAACACAAGGGATTGCTAGACTCACACAATTTCCTATGGACATCACTTATCAGGAAGTGAAGTACTCCTTCATGGTCCAACGACGGGGTCCTGACTCTCTTGTCCTTTCTCTTCGAGGAGAGGATTTGATCAACGCGCGCATACGCGAGCGCTCGGACGGCGTACTTCTTGGAATCTGGGGAGGTCAGACCCATGAGATTGATGGACTCGAAGAGCCTCTTGGGCTGCGTATGGTGTTGGACGGTCAAACGTGGTTATTGCCCAATCAATTCGATCCATCAGAGCTTCGGACTGATGTCACGGGCAAACTGATTCGTTTTTTGCAGGATGACGGGTGTGAGGTGATCGCCGGAAAACCCTATGCTGAAGTAGAAGCAATGAAGATGGTGATGCCTTTGATCGCAACAGAAAGCGGGACAATATCTCACGCCAAATCTGGAGGTGCTGTAATTGAGGCCGGAGATCTACTCGGAACTCTCCAGTTGAAGGACCCAAACAAGGTTAAAAAGATCTCTCCTTTCGGAGGAAAGTTTCGGATCAGCTCAGATGAAGGGTCGGATGCACCATCTCCATCTGAGGCTCTTGAAGATGCGATCACAGCCACAAATCTTGTTCTCGATGGTTATGTGTTACCTGTTGACGAAACTGTGAATAACCTCCTTGAAAGGCTTTGTGATCCCACGCTTCCTGATGTAGATGGTGGTCGCTGGCAGCGAGCATGCTCAGTTCTGAATGGAATTGTTGACCGTTACCTCGCAGTGGAGTGTATTTTTGCTGGAAAGAAGGTGGACGCCGTGATGCGCGACCAGATACGGATTAATGCTGGGGAGCTTGATAATCTTCTGAAGATTGTTCTCGCTCATGCTCGGATCAATCAAAGAACGCAGATGGTCATCAGCCTTTTAAAACAGGCACCAACTTTACCGCAGCGTATCATGGGCGGTCCAATCGGCTGGGCAGATGACCATGCGCCTATATCTGATGAATTTCGAGCATCTATTGAGCGACTTTCCAATCTTCGAGGAACTGATTATGGCGAACTTGCTCTCACGGCCTCGAATATTTTGCTGGAAAAGCGGTTACCTTCGATTGACAAACGCCTATCTGAGCTCAAAAGTATTCTGTCAGGCGGAGTTGGCTTGGACCGCGCATGGGGAACAGCTGAGGCAGGAGACCTCAAGAGTCTGATAGAATCTCCCACGCTTGCCGTCGATCTATTGCCCTCATTGTTTGTTGATTCTGATGCCGACGTCGCTGATGCAGCTCTTGAAGTGTATACGAAACGTGTATACCGTGCACACAATGTTATTTCCACTGATATTGTTCGCGTCGATGGCTTGGACTCGATGAATTTTAAGTTTCAGTTCAACACCTACCCTGAAGAATCTCCACTCCGTTTCGGTGTAATGGTCGTCACTTCAACTCTTGAGACCGCCAAATTGCAGATGGTCGCCATCCTTGACCGACTCGCCGATCACATCGGTGATGCATCCAAGGACACTCCAATTCATGTCCTGCATATAGCTCTCAGTAATCAAGCGGATGATGGATCACTTGCGGATCGTTGTGCCGCCGTTCTGAGCGAATTTCGTGGACGGATGGCTGAACTCGGCGTAAAGTTCGTTAACGTCATCAGTTATGTTCCCCCGAACCTTCCGCACTACTACACATTCACGGCAGCGAGCGGTTATCAGGAAGATCCACTCTACCGTGGCGAGCGACCCACTGTAGCACATCTACTGGAACTCGCCCGCCTTGAGAACTACAACCTGACGCGACTCCCAACAGTGAATAGAGATCTTCACGTTTATGTGGGGGAATCTAAACAAGGATTTGGGAAGCGAGGACTTCAAAAGCATATGCTGCTCCGCAGAATCAGTCATTCCCGCGATGCAGCAGACGGCGGCATTGAACGTGTCCTTGGAAAAGCCGTTGAAGCCCTTGacctcgccagcctcgatCCCCGTACGAAGGGGACCAGCTCTGGAAGAATTTATATCAACTTTCTTCCTTTACAAACGAGCAGCCCTTTCGATGCATGCGTGAGTGCATTGAAAACGAAAGTCTTAGAATTTATCAGCCGAAATTCAACGGAGCTCCTGGCACAACAGGTCGACGAAATCGAAATTCGATTCCGCATTGCTGAGAACCCAGGATCTCCGGTGCAGGTCCCTGTGCGCATTATGGCAACGTCAATGTCAGGTCAATGGCTTAAGGTGGACGTATATCGTGAATATCTCGATCCTCAAACAGGCAAGGCGACACAATTCTGCATGCTTGGTGCGGATGGTGCCGAAGAGGCATGCTTTTTGGAGCCTTACCCGATGCCGGGTACACTGCAGCAGAAACGATCCATCGCTCGCGCTATTGGAACAACATACATATATGACTTTCTCGGGCTTATAGAAAAAGCATTGGTTCTCGAGTGGCGCCAATTTGTCGCCACACGTGGTGCTGGCGATGTGCCGGTTGACATGTTCCGCGCAGAAGAGTTGGTACTGAGCCAAGATGATGGAAGCTTAAGCAAGGCCGAAGCGAGCCGTATCGCTGGCTCGAATGATATTGGGATGGTCGCATGGCAGTGTTACATGAAGACTCCTGAATATCCAGATGGGCGTGAAATAGTCTTGGTTGGAAACGATTGCACATTCATGTCTGGATCATTCGGCGTCAAGGAAGATGATTTCTATTTTGCTGTCTCACAATATGCGCGACAACGAGGCCTTCCCCGTGTTTACATCGCATCAAACTCAGGTGCTCGCATCGGTCTCGTGGAAGAACTTAAGCCTTACTTCAGGGTGGCATGGATCGACGCCTCTAACCCATCCCTAGGTTTTAAGTACCTATATTTATCGCCAGATGACTATGCCGCGTTCCCCTCGGGCACTGTGAATGCTTCTGAGGTCATTGACGATGGGGAAACGCGCATGAAGCTTGATGACATAATCGGACAAATCCATGGCATAGGCGTTGAGAACCTCCGCGGCTCAGGAATGATTGCCGGGGAACAGTCTGCTGCGTATGCAGATGCTTTCACGTTATCCTATATCACGGGGCGCTCTGTTGGAATTGGTGCATACCTATGTCGACTTGGTCAAAGGAATATTCAAATGACGAATGGTCCTCTGATCCTGACGGGATATCTTGCTCTTAATAAACTTCTTGGTCGCGAGGTGTACACTTCTCAAGATCAACTTGGTGGCCCACAGGTGATGATGCCAAACGGTGTGAGTCACATGCAAGTAGATGATGACCAAGAGGGTGTCAGAGAAATATTGAGATGGCTTTCTTATGTCCCGAGTACTTGTTTTACGCGGTCGCCGGCACTTCCATCAGTTGACCCAGTCACCCGAAAAATTGAGTTCAAGCCTACTAAGACTCCTTATGACCCTCGGCACATGATTTCCGGTACCGAAGCCGTCGACGGGTCTTGGGTAGGTGGCTTTTTCGACAGGGGTTCATGGACAGAAACCATGGCTGAATGGGGAAAGTCAGTTGTATGCGGCAGAGCAAGGCTCGGCGGAATTCCCATGGGAGTCATTGCAGTTGAGACCCGCCTCATGGAGCAACGCATTCCAGCTGACCCTGCGAATCCTGAATCACGCGAAACTGTGCTCGCGCAGGCAGGACAGGTGTGGTTTCCAGACTCTGCTTACAAGACTGCAACCGCAATCAGGGATTTCAACAATGCGGAAAACTTGCCCTTGATAATTTTCGCGAATTGGCGTGGCTTTTCAGGTGGGACACGGGATATGTACGGTGAGATCCTTAAGTTCGGAGCCATGATCGTGGACGAGCTAAGAGTATATCGACACCCAGTATTCGTCTATATCCCGCCAAATGGAGAgcttcgcggtggcgcttGGGTTGTGGTTGATCCCACGATAAACGAAGAGCGCATGGAGATGTATGCAGATGAGGAGAGTCGGGGTGGTATTCTTGAGCCGCCTGGGATCTGTGAAGTGAAATTCCGTGACAAGGACCAAAAAGCTGCCATGCATCGTTTGGATCCTGTGCTTCTCGAGCTTGATCAAGAACCTGAGACAAATCAGGCAGAAATTGCAGCCCGCGAGGCTCAGTTGTTGCCGATGTACACTCAAGTCGCACACGAATTCGCTGACTTACACGACCGAAGTGGCCGTATGTTGGCCAAAGGAGTCATTCGAGACGTTGTCAAATGGGAGGACGCTCGAAAATACTTTTTTGACCGGCTTCAACGGCGACTGACGACTGACGAACTCAGCACAGAAACCAATGCCAACCGCATGGTTCTTGAAGATCGACTTCTGTCCATGACACTTCAGGCTGGTGTTGATTGGAATGATGACGCAGCTGTTACAAAGTGGCTTACAGAAAACGCAGAAGTGGTCAAGGAGGAAGCAATGTCGATTGGTCGTGATTCCATAATCGAAGATGCCATTCAAAACCTTAAACAGCTTGATCAGAGTGCGTTGCTGCGTGTTTTGGAAAAAATTTCACAAGGGAGAACCAAGTGA